Proteins encoded in a region of the Mariprofundus ferrinatatus genome:
- the hisI gene encoding phosphoribosyl-AMP cyclohydrolase, with translation MSLLDAIKFNDAGLVPAIAQDAATGRVLMMAWMNAEAVNQTIETGFAHYYSRSRQKQWMKGESSGHVQKVIDMFLDCDGDTMLLIIEQTGPACHTNRKSCFYKKAEDGEWAINEEPLK, from the coding sequence ATGAGCCTACTCGACGCCATCAAATTTAATGATGCGGGGCTTGTTCCCGCCATTGCACAGGATGCAGCTACAGGGCGTGTGCTGATGATGGCGTGGATGAACGCGGAGGCGGTCAATCAGACGATTGAGACCGGCTTCGCCCACTACTACTCCCGTTCGCGCCAGAAGCAGTGGATGAAGGGTGAGTCCTCCGGTCATGTGCAGAAGGTGATCGACATGTTCCTCGACTGCGATGGCGACACGATGCTGCTCATCATCGAGCAGACCGGCCCCGCCTGCCACACCAACCGCAAGTCCTGCTTCTATAAGAAGGCTGAGGATGGAGAGTGGGCGATCAACGAGGAGCCCCTGAAATGA
- a CDS encoding SLC13 family permease, with protein sequence MSINTKIIALFTGPAVATACLLLVDITDHPAAAAMLAVALWMAIWWISECVPLGLTALIPLIAFPLLGIATGKEIAPRYINSIIFLFIGGFLIAQAMENCGLHKRIALNMLSRLHASPLQLAMGFAGATAFLSMWISNTATAMLMVTIALPLLKRLMEEHDAEEVGPMAATFLLIIAYSANIGGMGTPVGSPPNLVFLENMRISLPNAVPSFLEWMMVGIPMMIAGLVVLFIVLGPQLAKLPWKGSDGSQLKKALTALGPSRREEKLVAWVLTTTALLWMTRSGIQSEGLDIPGWASLLPYKGVDDGTVAIFMASLLFLFRSEDNQPILGREAFSKLPWDIVLLFGGGFALAFGMQQSGLSFWIGEQLEFLKSVPLPLMMLAVAVVIIFLTEITSNTATTQVMLPILAAASLANGLDAMSVMLVATIGASCAFMLPVATPPNAIIFGSGLVPMHAMVRAGIRLNLIMIVVVTTVVYFLRPLLPAI encoded by the coding sequence TTGAGTATCAACACTAAAATCATCGCCCTTTTCACCGGCCCTGCAGTCGCAACAGCCTGCCTTCTGTTGGTCGATATCACAGACCACCCAGCTGCCGCTGCCATGCTGGCTGTCGCACTCTGGATGGCAATCTGGTGGATATCCGAATGTGTTCCGCTGGGACTGACCGCACTGATCCCGCTGATCGCCTTCCCCCTGCTCGGTATAGCAACGGGTAAGGAGATCGCCCCACGCTACATCAACAGTATCATCTTTCTCTTTATCGGCGGCTTCCTGATTGCCCAGGCGATGGAGAACTGCGGCCTGCATAAACGCATCGCCCTGAATATGCTCAGCCGCCTGCATGCCAGTCCTCTGCAACTGGCCATGGGTTTTGCCGGGGCAACGGCATTTCTTTCGATGTGGATATCCAATACCGCCACAGCCATGCTGATGGTAACCATCGCCTTGCCGCTGCTGAAACGGTTGATGGAGGAGCACGATGCCGAGGAGGTCGGACCCATGGCTGCCACCTTCCTGCTGATTATCGCTTACTCCGCCAATATCGGCGGCATGGGCACACCTGTCGGCTCACCCCCCAATCTGGTTTTTCTCGAGAATATGCGCATCAGTCTTCCCAATGCCGTCCCCTCCTTCCTCGAGTGGATGATGGTCGGTATTCCGATGATGATTGCAGGGCTTGTGGTCCTGTTTATCGTGCTTGGACCGCAACTCGCCAAGCTGCCATGGAAAGGATCGGATGGGAGTCAGTTAAAAAAGGCGCTGACGGCACTGGGCCCCAGCCGTCGGGAAGAGAAACTGGTCGCCTGGGTGTTGACCACTACCGCACTGCTCTGGATGACCCGTTCAGGTATACAGAGCGAAGGGCTTGATATCCCCGGCTGGGCCTCCCTCCTCCCCTACAAAGGTGTGGATGACGGTACCGTTGCCATCTTCATGGCTTCGCTGCTTTTTCTCTTTCGCAGCGAAGACAATCAGCCGATTCTCGGCCGTGAAGCCTTCTCCAAGCTACCCTGGGATATTGTATTGCTCTTCGGCGGCGGCTTTGCTCTCGCCTTTGGCATGCAGCAATCCGGTCTCTCTTTCTGGATTGGTGAACAGCTGGAGTTCCTCAAAAGCGTACCCCTTCCACTGATGATGCTGGCTGTTGCAGTGGTTATCATCTTCCTGACCGAGATCACCAGTAACACCGCAACCACGCAGGTGATGCTGCCGATTCTTGCTGCGGCCAGTCTTGCCAACGGCCTTGATGCAATGTCGGTAATGCTTGTGGCCACTATTGGCGCTTCCTGCGCCTTCATGTTGCCGGTGGCCACCCCGCCAAATGCCATTATCTTCGGATCAGGGCTGGTACCGATGCATGCCATGGTCAGGGCAGGCATCCGCCTGAATCTGATCATGATTGTCGTTGTGACGACTGTAGTCTATTTCCTGCGACCGCTGCTTCCCGCTATCTAA
- a CDS encoding 5-carboxymethyl-2-hydroxymuconate Delta-isomerase, protein MPHITVEYPEGVVDDKSVDLVLQTMHQSIAASGLFKADQVKTRAYSFRHFTNAGGSDPYIHIQARIKSGRDADNKKQLSEVILAGLEPLTLPVAVATVEIIDMDRDSYGKHVPT, encoded by the coding sequence ATGCCGCATATAACTGTTGAATACCCGGAAGGAGTTGTTGATGACAAGTCAGTGGATCTCGTTCTGCAAACGATGCATCAATCCATTGCAGCGAGTGGCCTGTTTAAAGCCGATCAGGTTAAAACACGCGCCTATTCTTTCAGGCATTTCACCAACGCAGGCGGAAGCGATCCCTATATCCATATTCAGGCACGCATAAAATCGGGCCGGGATGCAGATAACAAAAAACAGCTCTCCGAGGTGATTCTTGCAGGGCTTGAACCTCTGACTCTTCCGGTCGCAGTCGCAACCGTCGAAATCATCGATATGGATCGCGACTCCTATGGTAAGCATGTTCCAACATAA
- the hemL gene encoding glutamate-1-semialdehyde 2,1-aminomutase encodes MITRSQKDFEQARKLLPGGVNSPVRAFKSVGGTPRFFARAEGAYVWDVDGNQYIDYVGSWGPMILGHTHPDVVKGVQETAALGMSFGAPCELEIDLAQLVIDMVPSIEVVRFVNSGSEATMSALRLARGYTGRDKFIKFDGGYHGHADGFLVKAGSGAATFGEPDSAGVPADYAKLTLTAPFNDIDAVKNLFAENKGEIACIIVEPVPGNTGVMLLNDNGFLQQLRDICDAEGALLIFDEVMCGFRVGAGGAQERFGIMPDLTCLGKIIGGGLPVGAYGGREEIMRKISPDGPVYQAGTLSGNPLAMRAGLETLSRLRAPGFYEELERKTTRLVEGLLEGCKAAGVSAVANQVGAMFTVFFTELDAVTCCSDVSNHCDLAFFGKFFNAMLDEGVYLAPSQYEAAFMSAAHTDEDVENTIAAAGRALAKLTA; translated from the coding sequence ATCATCACCCGGTCGCAAAAAGATTTTGAGCAGGCGCGCAAACTGTTGCCTGGCGGCGTCAACTCGCCGGTGCGCGCATTTAAATCGGTTGGCGGCACGCCACGGTTTTTTGCCCGCGCAGAGGGTGCATATGTCTGGGATGTTGATGGCAACCAGTACATCGATTATGTCGGTTCATGGGGACCGATGATTCTTGGTCACACCCATCCGGATGTAGTCAAAGGCGTCCAGGAGACCGCAGCCCTCGGCATGAGCTTCGGCGCGCCGTGTGAACTGGAGATCGATCTGGCACAGCTGGTCATCGACATGGTCCCCTCGATCGAGGTGGTCCGCTTCGTCAACTCCGGTTCGGAGGCAACCATGAGTGCCCTGCGGCTGGCGCGCGGATACACCGGTCGTGACAAGTTCATCAAGTTCGACGGCGGTTATCACGGCCATGCCGACGGCTTCCTTGTCAAAGCCGGTTCAGGCGCTGCCACTTTCGGCGAACCTGACTCTGCCGGTGTACCTGCCGATTACGCCAAGCTGACACTCACCGCCCCGTTCAACGATATCGATGCGGTGAAAAACCTCTTCGCCGAGAACAAGGGCGAGATCGCCTGCATTATTGTCGAGCCCGTACCTGGCAATACCGGCGTAATGCTGCTCAACGATAACGGCTTCCTGCAGCAGCTGCGCGATATCTGCGATGCCGAGGGGGCTCTGCTTATTTTTGATGAGGTGATGTGCGGTTTCCGTGTCGGCGCCGGCGGAGCTCAGGAGCGTTTCGGCATCATGCCAGATCTCACCTGCCTCGGTAAAATTATCGGCGGCGGTCTGCCGGTCGGCGCCTACGGCGGTCGCGAAGAGATTATGCGTAAGATTTCACCGGATGGACCGGTCTATCAGGCGGGCACCCTCTCCGGCAATCCACTGGCGATGCGTGCAGGTCTTGAAACCCTTTCACGCCTGCGTGCGCCGGGCTTCTACGAAGAGCTGGAGCGCAAGACCACGCGTCTGGTTGAGGGGCTGCTTGAGGGATGCAAAGCTGCAGGCGTCTCTGCAGTTGCCAATCAGGTCGGAGCCATGTTCACCGTCTTCTTTACCGAACTGGATGCGGTCACATGCTGCTCGGATGTAAGCAACCACTGTGACCTCGCCTTCTTCGGCAAGTTCTTCAATGCCATGCTTGATGAGGGAGTTTACCTTGCCCCATCGCAATACGAGGCAGCATTCATGTCCGCTGCCCACACCGATGAGGATGTGGAAAACACCATCGCCGCAGCAGGCCGTGCTCTCGCGAAGCTGACCGCATGA
- a CDS encoding glycerol kinase, with protein MSEIKLRSTSALAKQIGIPSKELFSKFLKDGLLEKSDDQWILTSLGEKIGGQYVDSKKYGRYIAWPSSMASAPTIEIQKDTRLTAKALGTMYGLTANKINSIFSELGWITKYLKGWKITEQGIKQGGIQDEDLKSGIPFVRWPETIISKKPFLDSIQEVKGESEMSPAKKVEFREKFEAKQRATDGHFVRSKAEMLIDNWLYMAEIVHAYERKLPVEENVYCDFYIPTGKVYIEYWGYENDSKYLNRKKEKIEIYKKYGFNLIELQDQDVQNLDDVLPRMLLKFGVKAY; from the coding sequence ATGTCAGAAATCAAGCTTCGTTCAACATCTGCGCTGGCAAAACAGATCGGGATTCCTTCGAAAGAGTTATTTAGTAAGTTTCTTAAAGATGGTCTTCTTGAGAAAAGCGATGACCAATGGATTCTTACCTCATTAGGGGAAAAAATTGGCGGACAATATGTAGATAGTAAGAAGTATGGACGTTATATCGCATGGCCCTCTTCCATGGCTTCAGCCCCAACGATAGAAATTCAGAAAGATACCCGATTAACTGCCAAAGCTCTGGGCACCATGTATGGCCTTACAGCCAACAAAATAAACTCCATCTTCTCCGAACTCGGCTGGATCACCAAATATCTGAAAGGTTGGAAAATTACCGAACAGGGTATTAAACAGGGTGGCATTCAGGATGAAGACCTCAAATCCGGCATTCCATTTGTTCGCTGGCCAGAAACCATCATCTCTAAGAAACCTTTTCTCGACTCTATTCAGGAAGTAAAAGGTGAATCAGAAATGTCACCTGCCAAGAAGGTTGAATTTCGAGAGAAGTTTGAAGCCAAACAGCGTGCAACCGATGGCCACTTTGTCAGGTCAAAAGCTGAAATGTTGATAGACAACTGGTTATATATGGCAGAAATCGTTCACGCCTACGAAAGAAAGCTACCAGTAGAAGAGAATGTTTATTGCGACTTCTATATCCCGACTGGAAAGGTCTATATTGAGTATTGGGGTTATGAAAATGACTCAAAGTACTTAAATCGAAAAAAAGAGAAAATTGAGATATACAAGAAATACGGGTTCAACCTTATCGAACTTCAGGATCAGGATGTCCAAAACCTTGATGACGTTCTACCTCGAATGCTCCTGAAATTTGGGGTTAAAGCATACTGA
- a CDS encoding HDOD domain-containing protein yields the protein MTTNSSEDLKQRLTEMVDSMPAFPESVCRIIEITSDINCSPKELVKVVERDPVMTMKILKMVNSAFFALARNVSSVQHALVYLGLNTIKNLAVSIATIESLPRQSIPELKMSDFLVHSLATASVAQWLAKNQLNIRDASDHFVGGLLHDFGKAVFIQFEPATYGKLILEAKAMNLPLAQVEMEHLGVSSAEVGALLAEKWQLPEQLVNCIRTQLECNKESSDLVLTVAAANTVVKAMHLGDNGDPYIGGFSDVMSSRLGCNLEDVVAQMQGLPDEVNRLLSMVRG from the coding sequence ATGACCACGAACAGTAGTGAAGATCTGAAACAGCGTTTAACAGAAATGGTGGACTCTATGCCTGCATTTCCTGAAAGCGTGTGCAGGATTATAGAGATAACCAGCGATATCAACTGCTCCCCCAAGGAGCTGGTGAAGGTGGTTGAACGCGATCCGGTGATGACCATGAAAATTCTCAAGATGGTGAATTCGGCATTTTTTGCTCTCGCCCGCAATGTTTCATCGGTTCAGCATGCTCTGGTCTATCTTGGTTTGAATACGATCAAGAATCTGGCTGTCAGTATTGCCACGATTGAGTCTCTGCCGAGACAGAGCATCCCTGAACTCAAAATGTCGGATTTCCTGGTGCATTCACTCGCTACTGCGTCAGTCGCCCAGTGGCTTGCCAAAAACCAACTTAACATCCGTGATGCTTCGGATCACTTTGTCGGCGGCCTGCTGCATGATTTTGGCAAAGCGGTATTTATCCAGTTTGAACCTGCTACCTACGGTAAACTTATACTTGAAGCGAAAGCGATGAACCTACCCCTGGCGCAAGTTGAAATGGAGCATCTGGGTGTTTCAAGTGCGGAAGTAGGGGCGTTGCTTGCCGAGAAGTGGCAACTGCCTGAGCAATTGGTGAATTGCATCAGAACACAGCTTGAGTGCAATAAGGAGTCATCCGATCTGGTATTGACCGTGGCGGCAGCAAACACCGTGGTGAAGGCGATGCACCTTGGTGATAACGGCGACCCCTACATTGGTGGCTTTTCCGACGTGATGAGCAGCCGTCTGGGATGTAACCTTGAAGATGTGGTGGCGCAGATGCAGGGGCTGCCAGATGAAGTGAACAGGCTTCTCAGCATGGTGCGCGGATGA
- a CDS encoding polysaccharide deacetylase family protein → MSSPKCPLAPSIASAFCGASVAKLFRARTILSLLFSCMLWLNPAYAAEHAVILLYHHVADDTPAVTSVNPAEFAGHLEYLERNGFHVLPLNELLHKLAGGSALPEKSVAITFDDGYRSVFKNAVPLLKKRGWPFAVFVNPTAIDRGYGAYMNWDELRKVRSMGGEILNHTGSHDHLIRRREGEASGEWEKRVTADIISAQRRIEDETGPAEKILAYPYGEFSLSLKRLVGELGYVGLAQQSGALSATYDSTAVPRFPIMGKYAGSQCFSERVNARPLPVTILRGADNVLAADQRRPLLRARIGEGGFDADSIRCYRSSGEPLNIKWVNRQMREFEIMSAADLAGGRSKYSCTAQALDNPRSYYWYSHLWIIPKKDGSWPKE, encoded by the coding sequence ATGAGTTCCCCCAAATGTCCCCTGGCGCCCTCCATTGCCTCTGCATTCTGCGGGGCGTCAGTAGCCAAGCTGTTCAGAGCCAGAACGATACTGAGCCTGCTCTTCAGTTGTATGCTCTGGTTGAATCCGGCTTATGCAGCTGAGCATGCAGTCATCCTGCTCTACCACCATGTTGCAGATGATACACCCGCAGTAACCAGTGTTAACCCGGCCGAGTTTGCCGGACACCTTGAATACCTTGAGCGTAACGGCTTTCATGTGCTACCCCTTAATGAGTTGCTCCATAAGCTTGCCGGCGGCAGTGCTCTTCCTGAGAAGAGTGTCGCCATCACCTTCGATGACGGATATCGCTCAGTCTTTAAAAATGCAGTTCCTCTGCTTAAGAAGCGGGGCTGGCCATTTGCCGTATTCGTGAACCCCACGGCCATTGACCGTGGTTACGGCGCTTACATGAACTGGGATGAGCTCAGGAAGGTCAGGTCAATGGGTGGGGAGATACTCAATCATACGGGTAGCCATGATCACCTCATCCGCAGGCGTGAAGGTGAAGCGTCAGGGGAATGGGAGAAACGGGTAACTGCCGACATCATTTCGGCGCAACGGCGTATCGAGGATGAAACCGGCCCTGCGGAGAAGATTCTTGCCTATCCCTATGGTGAGTTCTCGCTCTCGCTGAAGAGGCTTGTAGGCGAACTCGGGTATGTCGGTCTGGCGCAGCAGTCCGGTGCGCTATCCGCCACGTATGACAGCACTGCGGTGCCGCGTTTCCCGATCATGGGGAAATATGCCGGCAGCCAGTGCTTCTCTGAGCGCGTTAATGCGAGGCCCTTGCCGGTTACGATACTTCGCGGCGCGGACAATGTGCTCGCAGCTGACCAGCGCAGGCCACTGCTGCGGGCACGGATAGGTGAGGGCGGTTTTGACGCTGATTCGATTCGCTGCTACCGCTCATCCGGTGAACCGCTGAATATCAAGTGGGTCAACAGACAGATGCGGGAGTTTGAGATCATGAGTGCTGCAGACCTTGCAGGTGGGCGCAGCAAGTACAGCTGTACGGCACAGGCGCTCGACAACCCTCGCAGCTATTACTGGTACAGCCATCTCTGGATTATCCCGAAAAAGGACGGCAGTTGGCCGAAGGAGTAG
- the dtd gene encoding D-aminoacyl-tRNA deacylase yields the protein MRAIIQRVSSAMLVTDNTKAKKIGRGVVALVGVEKTDNQTSVRRMAERLTGYRIFPDTDGRMNLSLHDIGGDILLVPNFTVAADTKKGTRAGFSTAAEPSEGERLFLELAELLSGRFPSLQTGHFGADMQITLTNDGPVTFILDS from the coding sequence ATGCGTGCAATCATACAACGGGTCAGCAGTGCAATGCTTGTGACCGATAACACCAAAGCGAAAAAAATCGGCAGAGGTGTTGTCGCACTTGTTGGTGTGGAAAAAACGGATAACCAGACTTCGGTCCGGCGCATGGCGGAACGGCTCACCGGTTACCGGATTTTCCCCGACACGGATGGGCGTATGAATCTGAGCCTCCATGATATTGGCGGCGACATTCTGCTCGTCCCCAACTTCACCGTTGCCGCCGATACCAAAAAGGGTACCCGGGCCGGATTCTCTACTGCAGCAGAGCCTTCTGAAGGCGAACGGCTGTTTCTGGAACTGGCGGAACTCTTATCCGGTCGCTTCCCCTCCCTGCAAACCGGCCACTTCGGTGCCGATATGCAGATAACACTCACCAATGATGGTCCGGTTACATTTATTCTGGATAGCTGA
- a CDS encoding MBL fold metallo-hydrolase, which translates to MKVTFWGVRGSIPSPGPKTVRYGGNTTCIEVRTDDGQLIILDAGTGIFPLSQTLFSEFPLHAHIFNTHPHWDHIQGLPFFIPLFVPNNRATIYGAYDPITQNSIEEILRVQLQYRFFPIRECELNAKIDYVSLRESEKATIGEVSITPVLLNHPVVNFGYRIDCRGKSLFFTGDFESPYNIYDPEDDEFEMYQSLLDQKEAQVLEQIHGVDLLIADSSYTEAEYPAKKGWGHGTFQSCMKLAEKAEAKQLILTHHEPTRSDDALEAAFQEAMENYTADVPEIALAREGLSLEW; encoded by the coding sequence ATGAAGGTCACCTTCTGGGGCGTGCGCGGTTCAATCCCGTCTCCGGGGCCCAAGACGGTTCGGTATGGTGGCAATACGACCTGTATCGAAGTCAGAACCGATGATGGCCAGCTGATTATTCTCGATGCCGGAACCGGCATATTTCCGCTGTCGCAGACCTTGTTTAGCGAGTTCCCGCTGCACGCCCACATTTTCAATACCCATCCTCACTGGGATCATATCCAGGGCCTGCCATTTTTTATTCCGCTGTTTGTACCGAACAATCGTGCAACCATTTATGGGGCTTATGATCCGATCACCCAGAACAGCATTGAAGAGATACTCAGGGTCCAGCTTCAGTACCGGTTTTTTCCGATCCGCGAATGTGAACTCAATGCAAAAATTGATTATGTATCGCTGAGAGAGAGTGAGAAGGCCACCATCGGTGAGGTGTCTATCACCCCGGTACTTCTGAACCATCCGGTGGTCAACTTCGGCTACAGGATCGATTGCCGCGGAAAGTCTCTGTTCTTCACTGGTGATTTCGAAAGCCCTTACAACATCTATGATCCGGAAGATGATGAGTTCGAGATGTATCAATCTCTTCTGGATCAGAAAGAGGCCCAGGTTCTTGAACAGATTCACGGTGTGGATCTGCTGATTGCCGACTCATCTTACACCGAGGCGGAGTACCCGGCCAAGAAAGGGTGGGGGCACGGTACCTTCCAGAGCTGTATGAAGCTGGCAGAGAAAGCAGAGGCAAAACAACTGATCCTGACCCACCACGAACCAACGCGCAGTGATGACGCACTGGAAGCGGCTTTTCAGGAAGCCATGGAGAACTATACTGCTGATGTGCCGGAGATCGCGCTGGCGAGAGAGGGGTTATCCCTCGAATGGTAG
- a CDS encoding phosphoribosyl-ATP diphosphatase, whose amino-acid sequence MSNDILKELAAILEARKSESPDASYVASLYAKPDKMLEKIGEEAVETIIAAKNDDRDNIIYETADLWFHSMVMLAQKGLSPDDVLNELARRFGVSGHDEKASRK is encoded by the coding sequence ATGAGTAACGATATCCTGAAAGAACTGGCAGCCATTCTTGAGGCACGCAAATCCGAATCGCCCGACGCCTCCTATGTGGCATCGCTCTACGCCAAACCGGACAAGATGCTGGAGAAGATCGGTGAAGAGGCGGTGGAGACGATCATCGCCGCTAAAAATGATGATCGCGATAACATCATCTACGAAACCGCCGACCTCTGGTTTCACAGCATGGTGATGCTGGCCCAGAAAGGCTTAAGTCCGGACGATGTTCTCAATGAACTGGCCCGCCGCTTCGGCGTCTCCGGCCACGACGAAAAGGCATCAAGAAAATAG
- a CDS encoding cation:proton antiporter family protein — protein MESQILLSIHYSDPLWIATAFLCGLVISRIGLPPMVGFLAAGFLLNALGAEGGEFLKVMADLGITLLLFSIGLKLKIKSLIRPEIWGVATLHMGLITILVATIIVLLSYTALPLISGVDMATALLIGFAVSFSSTVFAVKILDETGATNARHGQIAIGLLVVQDIAAVVFIAASMGKLPTIWALALIGLIPLRFLIFRILDRVGHGELLILFGIAMALVGADIFELVGIKADVGALVFGMLLANHAKANELSKALLGLKELFLVGFFLSVGMTALPGWSEVLIALLFILILPLKTAIYFGLFNLFRLRSGTALRASFNLANYSEFGLIVGAIAASAGWLPKEWLAVFAVVMSISFIVSAPLVNVRDSLYQRWCPWLKRFERSERLPGEENLALRGIKVVVFGMGRMGTAAYNVLEPDYAATLVGVEIEQDKAIKHAAEGKNVVSGDATNPDFWTRAPELLDELEWVLLTLPSQKANMSAAMRLKEMGYQGRIAATTKFRDEEDALKAVGVDLTFNIYTEAGLGFAKELEALMGK, from the coding sequence ATGGAATCGCAAATCCTCCTCTCCATTCATTACAGTGACCCGCTCTGGATAGCGACCGCTTTCCTGTGCGGCCTGGTGATCAGCAGGATAGGGCTGCCACCGATGGTTGGCTTTCTGGCAGCAGGATTTCTGCTCAATGCCCTGGGAGCCGAAGGTGGTGAATTCCTTAAAGTCATGGCCGACCTCGGCATCACACTGCTTCTCTTCTCTATCGGCCTGAAGCTCAAGATAAAGTCATTAATAAGACCCGAGATATGGGGGGTGGCTACACTACACATGGGCCTGATCACGATTCTGGTCGCCACCATCATCGTACTGCTCTCCTATACCGCCCTGCCGCTTATTTCCGGTGTTGATATGGCTACGGCCCTGCTTATCGGCTTCGCCGTCTCTTTCTCCAGCACCGTGTTTGCGGTGAAGATTCTTGATGAAACGGGTGCAACGAATGCCAGGCACGGGCAAATCGCTATTGGCCTGTTGGTGGTGCAGGACATTGCAGCCGTCGTGTTTATTGCCGCCTCAATGGGCAAGTTGCCTACGATATGGGCGCTGGCATTGATTGGGCTGATTCCCCTGCGCTTCCTGATCTTCAGAATCCTCGACAGAGTCGGCCATGGTGAACTGCTTATTCTGTTTGGTATTGCTATGGCACTGGTCGGCGCGGATATCTTTGAACTGGTCGGTATCAAGGCGGATGTCGGGGCACTGGTATTCGGAATGCTGCTTGCCAACCACGCCAAGGCCAATGAGCTTTCGAAAGCCCTGCTTGGTCTCAAGGAGCTGTTCCTGGTGGGCTTCTTCCTCAGCGTAGGCATGACTGCACTTCCGGGCTGGAGCGAAGTGCTCATTGCATTGCTGTTCATCCTGATCCTGCCACTGAAAACTGCGATCTATTTCGGACTCTTTAACCTGTTCCGCCTCAGATCCGGCACCGCATTGCGCGCTTCATTCAACCTTGCGAACTACAGCGAGTTCGGCCTGATTGTCGGTGCTATAGCTGCCTCTGCAGGATGGTTGCCAAAAGAGTGGCTGGCTGTCTTTGCTGTTGTCATGTCGATCTCATTTATCGTTTCAGCTCCGCTGGTGAATGTCCGGGACAGCCTCTACCAGAGATGGTGCCCCTGGCTTAAACGGTTCGAACGCTCAGAGCGCCTTCCCGGTGAAGAGAACCTGGCATTACGTGGCATTAAGGTGGTGGTGTTCGGCATGGGGCGCATGGGTACGGCTGCCTACAACGTATTAGAGCCGGACTACGCTGCCACTCTGGTCGGCGTGGAGATTGAGCAGGATAAGGCGATAAAACACGCTGCAGAGGGGAAAAATGTTGTCAGCGGCGATGCGACCAACCCCGATTTCTGGACACGTGCTCCTGAGCTGCTCGACGAACTTGAATGGGTATTACTGACCCTGCCGTCACAAAAAGCCAATATGAGTGCTGCAATGCGACTTAAAGAGATGGGATACCAGGGTCGCATCGCTGCCACGACAAAGTTCAGGGATGAGGAAGATGCTCTGAAAGCTGTGGGTGTCGACCTTACTTTCAACATCTACACGGAGGCAGGCCTGGGCTTTGCTAAAGAGCTGGAGGCTTTGATGGGTAAATAG